The Candidatus Rubrimentiphilum sp. genome includes a window with the following:
- a CDS encoding pseudouridine-5'-phosphate glycosidase, translated as MPEFFDLSGEVRDALARRSPIVALESTIISHGMPHPQNVDTARAVEQIVRKAGAIPATIAVLRGRVLVGLDDAQLERLANSNDVRKLSTADLPYAVSQRRDGSTTVAATMRCAHAAGIGIFATGGIGGVHRGAERSFDVSADLYELARTPVAVVCAGAKALLDLPKTLETLETLGVPVVGYRTNEFPAFWSRASSLVLSLRIDEADGIAEFLRAQRALGLQSGAVIANPIPAENEIPRDQMNGCIETAARAAEQACVTGKAVTPWLLERINALTSGRSLEANVALVKSNARLAAEIALSLAAR; from the coding sequence CGGAGTCCGATCGTTGCGCTCGAGAGCACGATCATCTCGCACGGCATGCCGCACCCGCAAAACGTTGACACGGCGCGTGCCGTCGAGCAGATCGTGCGCAAAGCCGGTGCGATCCCGGCGACGATCGCAGTGCTGCGCGGACGCGTGCTCGTCGGCTTGGATGACGCGCAGCTGGAGCGGCTGGCGAATTCAAACGATGTTCGCAAACTCAGCACCGCCGATCTTCCCTACGCAGTGTCGCAGCGTCGCGACGGCTCGACGACGGTGGCGGCGACGATGCGATGCGCGCATGCGGCCGGCATCGGTATTTTTGCGACGGGCGGCATCGGCGGCGTGCACCGCGGAGCGGAGCGTTCGTTTGACGTGTCGGCGGATCTCTACGAACTTGCGCGTACGCCCGTGGCGGTCGTCTGCGCCGGCGCCAAAGCGTTGCTCGACCTGCCGAAGACGCTCGAAACGCTCGAGACGCTCGGCGTGCCTGTCGTCGGATATCGCACGAACGAGTTTCCGGCATTTTGGAGCCGTGCAAGTTCCTTGGTTCTTAGCCTGCGGATCGACGAGGCTGACGGAATCGCGGAGTTTCTCCGGGCGCAGCGAGCGCTCGGATTGCAAAGCGGCGCCGTTATTGCGAATCCAATTCCGGCGGAGAACGAGATACCGCGTGATCAGATGAACGGCTGCATCGAAACGGCCGCGCGCGCGGCGGAGCAGGCTTGCGTCACCGGCAAGGCCGTGACGCCCTGGTTGCTCGAACGCATAAACGCGTTGACGTCGGGCCGCAGTTTGGAAGCGAACGTCGCGCTCGTAAAGAGCAATGCCCGTCTCGCGGCGGAGATTGCGCTGAGCCTGGCAGCGCGGTGA